The sequence below is a genomic window from Egibacteraceae bacterium.
GGTGGGCGCGCCGGTCCCTCCAGGCCCATGCCACCCGCCACGTCGAGCGGCGGCGCGCCGTGGACGAGCCCCGCCACCAGCCCACCACCTCGCCTCGACGGCCCGCACGGACGCCGGACGCCGCCACAGGACCGCTACGGGCCCGCGGCGCCGCGCCACCGTTGCGTCCACGACGTGACCCGGCCACGCCGGCGGTGGAGCTGCCCGCGCCGGCGGCCCCCCCGTCCTCCGTTGGATCCTGGGGACGGTGGCGGCTGTCACCCGACGGTGAGCGGGCGGCGACGCGCGGGTTCGCTCCCGGCAACGGCAACGGCGTGGGTCCGGCGCACGCCGGCAACGGCAAAGGCGTGAACCCGGCGCACGCCGGCAACGGCAACGGCCCCGGCCCGGCGGCGGCGGGCGCGCCAGACGGGGGCCCGCAGGCCCCCGAGGGTCAGGCACCCCGCCGGCGCGAACACGACGACGGGGCGCCGGAGTGAGACTCGACCGGCTGACCGTGTCGACCCGCAGGGTGGTCGCTGCTGGTGCGGCTGCCCTCGCCGTGCTCATCCTGCTCGCCTCCATCAACACCGCCCGCCCGGCGTCGCGAAGCGTCGCCGCGGTGTCCGGCGGGCCCTCCCCTGGGGGCGACCCGGACTGGCCGGAGGCCCCAGGGCCGCCGCCCGCCGGCGACGGCGTCGGACCGGGCAGCGTCGCGCCCGTGGAGGTCGACACCACCGACATCCCGCTCGAGGACGGGACGGCGGTGGCGGCCGAGGAGGCCCTCGCGCACCAGGTCGCCGCCGACTTCGCCGCCGGCTACGCCGGACACCACTTCGACGACCCACCGTCCGCGACGGCGGAGCGCGTCCGACCCTTCGTGACCACCGAGCTCGCCGCCGAGCTGGCAAGGAACAGCGGTGCGACAGCCGCGCAGCAGGAGCGCGCGGCGCGGCAGGAACGCGCGACCGCCGCGGCGCAGGCGGTGCAGCACCAGGGCGGCAGCGTCGCCGAGGGCCGCATCGACGTCCTCGTCGTCGTCCGCCAGGACGTGACCTGGAGCGGTGGGTCGGAGATCCGCTGGCCCACCTACGTCCTGCAGGTCGCCCGCGTGGGCGGGCAGTGGCGCGTCGCGCACGTCCTGCCGTGAAAGCCGCGCTCGCCGGCCTGCTGTTCGTGGCCGTGGTGACGGTGCCGTTCAGCGCCGCGCTGCTGCCCTCCGGGGGGCCGTCCGGCACCCGCATCCTCGCAACGGCGCACGCCCTGGACGACATCCCCGGCGGGATGCTCGCTCTCTACCAGCAGGCGGCTGCCGCCCGGTGCCCCGGCCTGCCCTGGTCGGTGCTCGCCGCGGTCGGCAAGGTCGAGACCGACCACGCCCGCAACGTGGCGACGAGCTCCGCCGGCGCCCGGGGCCCGATGCAGTTCATGCCCGGCACGTGGGCCGCGTACGGGCTCGACGCGACCGGTAACGGCGTCGCCGACATCATGGACGCGGTCGACGCCGTGCACAGCGCCGCCCACTACCTCTGCGCGAACGGTGGCGGCAACCCGGCGACGTTGCGCAAGGCGCTCTGGCACTACAACCATGCAGAGTGGTACGTGAACCTCGTGCTCGAGCGCGCGGCGGGCTACGCCGTCAGCGTCGCAAGCGCGCCGCCGGTCTCCGCCGACGGCCAGGCGCTGCTGGCCAACCCCCACGTCATCCTCACGCCCCGTGCTCGCGGGGACGTGGCTGCGGGGATCGTGGACCCGCGCGTGATCGCGGTGCTCGCCGCCGCGGCGCAGCGCCACACCATCGCTGTGTCGGTCATGAAGAGCGGGCACAGCAGGCACGTGGCCGGCACGAACCGCATCTCCAACCACTGGTGCGGTCAGGCGGCGGACGTGTTCCTCGTCGACGGCGTGCCGGTGTCGCGCGCGAGCCCCCAGGCGCGGATCTTCGTCGAGTGGCTCCGGTCCCTGCCCGAGCCGGTCCGTCCCACCGAGGTCGGCCAGCCCTGGCCGGACCTCGTCGGCGGGGGCGTCTTCACTGACGGGTCGCACCAGGGGCACGTTCACGTTGGGTTCGGACCCCGCTGCACGGCGTGATACCGTCGCGACGCTTGGCAGTGAGGCCGGCGGGGTCTACGCTGCTGGCCGGGCCCATTGCCGGCCGCCGCAGCCGGCACAGCACGAAGGCGGGGGCCGCTCCATGTCCATCGCACCAGAATCGGGGACGTCGCCTTTGGTGGCGGCGAAGATCCGCGTGCCCGAGGTGCGGGCCCTGCCCCGCAAGCGGCTGCTCGAACGCCTCGGGCGCATCTGGGAGCACCGCCTCGGGCTCGTGATCGCTCCGGCCGGGTCGGGCAAGACGACGCTGCTCGCCCAGTTCGCCGCGACGGTCACCGACCCGGTGGCGTGGTACCGGGCCGAGGGGTCGGAAGGGGACGCCGCCGCAGTGCTCGCCTACCTCGAGACGGCCTTCGTCGCGGCGCTCGGCGAGCTCTCACCCCGGCCGTGGGTCACCGTCGAGGACGCCGCGCGCGCCCTCGAGGGCTGGTCGGGAGGTCGGGCACTGCTCGTCGTGGACGACCTCCACGCGCTGCGGGGCAGCCCCGCCGAGGCGGTGCTCGCCCGCCTCGTGGACTACGTGCCGCCCGGTGTGGCGATCCTCGCCGGCTCCCGGTCGGCTCCCGGCTTCGACGTGAGCCGCCTGCAGGTCGCCGGGCAGCTGCTCGAGATCCGCGCCGACGACCTGCGGTTCCGCTCGTGGGAGGTGGAGCGGCTCTTCCACGACTTCTACCGGGAGCGCTACGCACCGGAGGAGCTCGCCGAGCTCACCCACCGGATCGAGGGCTGGGCGGCGGGGCTGCAGCTGTTCCATCTCGCCACGCGCGACCGTCGCGCGGACGAGCGTCGCCACATCCTCGCCGCGCTGCACACGCGATCCCGTCTGGCCCGGGAGTACCTCGCCGGCAACGTGCTCGACCAACTGCCCGGCGAGGTCCGCCGCTTCCTGCTCGACACCTGTGTGCTGGGTCGGCTCACCGGCCCGCTGTGCGACACGCTGCTCGGGCGCAGCGGCAGCGCGGAGCTGCTCGAGGAGCTCGCCCGCACGCAGACCTTCACGACGCCGATCGAGCGCGACGGCGCCTACCGCTATCACGAGGTGCTGCGCTCCCACCTCTGCGCCGCGCTCGTCGACGAGGTCGGCGAGGCGGAGGTCCGCCGCCGTCACGTGCGCGCGGCGCAGGTGCTCGAAGCCGCCGGCGAGCTGCACGACGCGCTCCTCGCCTACTGCCGGGGCGAGGACTGGCAGGCGGTCGGGCGGCTCCTCGGACACGAGGGTGAGCAGATCGCCCACGACCCGGGGGACTGGCTCGACCTCCTGCCGCCGGCGATCCGCGAGCACGACCCGTGGGTGCAGCTCGCGACCGCTCGACGCTGGCGCGCCCACGGCCGGTGGAGCGAGGCGGTGGCCGCATACCGCAGCGCCGAAGAGATCGCCGAGTCCCATGGCGCCGGCGAGATCAGCCGTCGGGAGCGCCTCGCGCTCTCCTCCTGGCTGGAGCGACCGCTGCCCGCCCAGCCGGGGTGGGCAGGGCTCGTCCGCCAGGCCACGATCCGTGACCCGCGCGCCGTCGGCGAACAGGCCGCCGCCGTCGGAGGCGTCCACGGCGCCGTCTCGGGCGGCCTGGCGGCGCTGCTCGCCGGGGATGTCGCGCACGCGCACAGCGTGCTGCGGTGGGCGGCGCAGTCCGAGGACGCGAGCCCCGCACTCGTCGCCGGAGTGCGGTTGGGGGCAGCGACAGCCGCGCTGCTCGCCGGCCGGGACGAGGCCGGCACGGAGATCGACCGCGCCGTGGAGGACGCGGAGGCGCTGGCCATCCCGTGGCTCGGCCGGCTGGGCCGGACGCTGCTCGGCAGGGAAGCGCCCCCCGCGCGGGCACACCATGCACCACCGGATCCCTGGGGCGACGGCCTCGACGCACTCCTGACCGCCCTGCGCGCACTGCACGTCGGCGAGCCGGGGCCCGCGGAGCTGCCCGAGGCGGCGCGCGGCTTCGCCACGGTCGGCGCCACGGTCCTCGAGGTGTGGTGTCTGGCCGCGTGGGCGCTCGACGAGGCCCGCCGCGGTGCGCCGGAGGCGCTGGCCGACGCGCGCGAGGCGGAGGCCCGCGCCCGCTCGCTCGCCGTGCCGGGGGCCTGGGTGCTCGCCCAGAGCGCGCTGGCGGTGTGCCTGCCGAAGCGGTCAGTGACGCTGCGACGCGCCGCCGAGGACACCGCCGAGCAGTGCGGCCTGCGCCTGCCCGCCCTCGAAGCGCCGGCCGCCGGGGCGGAGGCGGACGCCGGCGCCTCGGCGGGAGGGGGTACGCCGCCGCCGGCCACCGGGCAGCCGCGAACGCCTGTCGTCGCGCTGCGCTGCTTCGGCGGGCTCGCGCTCACGATTGAGGGGGAGGCTGTGGACCTCAGCAGCGTGCGCCCGCGCGTGCGCTCGCTGCTGCGCTTCCTCGCCCTGCAGGAGGGGCGGGCGGTGCACCGGGAGGTGATCGCCGAGGCGCTGTGGCCTGGGGCCGAGGGCGACGCAGGGATGCGGGGACTGCACGTGGCCGTGTCCTCGCTGCGGCGGGTGCTGCATCCGGTGGAGGGCCTTGGCGTCATGCGCGAGGGGGACGCGTACCGGCTCAGGCTGCCAGAGGGCGCGCTCAGCGACGTGAGGGACTTCCAGCAGGCCCTGGCCGAGGGGCGGCGGGCGGACCGAGGGGGCCAGGTCGACGCCGCCGTCGACGCCTACCTTCGCGCGGTCGGCATCCACGAGGGCGAGCTGCTGCCCGAGGAGGGGCCCGCCGAGTGGGTCGTCGCGTCACGCGACAAGCTGCGCTCCGAAGCGGTCGAAGCCGCCGAGCGGCTGGGTTGCCTGCTCTTCGACCGGGGCGACACCGCCGGCGCCGTGCTCGCCTGCGAGCAGGGGCTGAAGTTCGACCGCTACCGCGACGTCCTCTGGACGACGCTCATCGCAGGGCTCGAGGCGGCGGGCGCCCAGGCCGCCGCCGCGCACGCCCGGCAACGCTACGACGAGGTCCTCGCCGAGCTGGGGCTCGCGCGGTTGCCGCCCGGGTGACCCCGCGAACTCGGGGAGTTCGCGGGGTCACTGCCCGTTGGGGCAGCGGGGAAGTCCCCAACAGCCGTCTCGACGAGGCTCTCCAAGGACGGGTCGGGGCCGTAGCGTCGAGCGCAGCATGATCTCCGAGACCGACGAGTCGCTGCGCACCCTCGTGCGCCGCGACGTGCTGAACGGCACGAAGATCGACGTGTCCTTCGACGCGCCGACGCAGGATTGGGCGGCGAAGCGCCAGGGGCCCGCCATCAACCTCTACCTCTACGAC
It includes:
- a CDS encoding lytic transglycosylase domain-containing protein, producing MKAALAGLLFVAVVTVPFSAALLPSGGPSGTRILATAHALDDIPGGMLALYQQAAAARCPGLPWSVLAAVGKVETDHARNVATSSAGARGPMQFMPGTWAAYGLDATGNGVADIMDAVDAVHSAAHYLCANGGGNPATLRKALWHYNHAEWYVNLVLERAAGYAVSVASAPPVSADGQALLANPHVILTPRARGDVAAGIVDPRVIAVLAAAAQRHTIAVSVMKSGHSRHVAGTNRISNHWCGQAADVFLVDGVPVSRASPQARIFVEWLRSLPEPVRPTEVGQPWPDLVGGGVFTDGSHQGHVHVGFGPRCTA
- a CDS encoding BTAD domain-containing putative transcriptional regulator codes for the protein MSIAPESGTSPLVAAKIRVPEVRALPRKRLLERLGRIWEHRLGLVIAPAGSGKTTLLAQFAATVTDPVAWYRAEGSEGDAAAVLAYLETAFVAALGELSPRPWVTVEDAARALEGWSGGRALLVVDDLHALRGSPAEAVLARLVDYVPPGVAILAGSRSAPGFDVSRLQVAGQLLEIRADDLRFRSWEVERLFHDFYRERYAPEELAELTHRIEGWAAGLQLFHLATRDRRADERRHILAALHTRSRLAREYLAGNVLDQLPGEVRRFLLDTCVLGRLTGPLCDTLLGRSGSAELLEELARTQTFTTPIERDGAYRYHEVLRSHLCAALVDEVGEAEVRRRHVRAAQVLEAAGELHDALLAYCRGEDWQAVGRLLGHEGEQIAHDPGDWLDLLPPAIREHDPWVQLATARRWRAHGRWSEAVAAYRSAEEIAESHGAGEISRRERLALSSWLERPLPAQPGWAGLVRQATIRDPRAVGEQAAAVGGVHGAVSGGLAALLAGDVAHAHSVLRWAAQSEDASPALVAGVRLGAATAALLAGRDEAGTEIDRAVEDAEALAIPWLGRLGRTLLGREAPPARAHHAPPDPWGDGLDALLTALRALHVGEPGPAELPEAARGFATVGATVLEVWCLAAWALDEARRGAPEALADAREAEARARSLAVPGAWVLAQSALAVCLPKRSVTLRRAAEDTAEQCGLRLPALEAPAAGAEADAGASAGGGTPPPATGQPRTPVVALRCFGGLALTIEGEAVDLSSVRPRVRSLLRFLALQEGRAVHREVIAEALWPGAEGDAGMRGLHVAVSSLRRVLHPVEGLGVMREGDAYRLRLPEGALSDVRDFQQALAEGRRADRGGQVDAAVDAYLRAVGIHEGELLPEEGPAEWVVASRDKLRSEAVEAAERLGCLLFDRGDTAGAVLACEQGLKFDRYRDVLWTTLIAGLEAAGAQAAAAHARQRYDEVLAELGLARLPPG